The Gemmatimonadota bacterium genome contains a region encoding:
- a CDS encoding glycogen-binding domain-containing protein has protein sequence MMNDRIHSYLDGELPLEALTADEARLAQQFQSTIAVGLEQLLPAQVPDMSGAVLRVIEQPSQASARPRSAVSAIRDAAGWLWQPRPMAVRPALALGGAFLLALAVALPFALTSGGAASPTDARVAPEQSQIFVHFRLDAPEASSVSLAGDFTDWQPSYELYETAPGVWTVSVPLAPGVHDYAFVVDGQRWTPDPLAATVDDGFGGVNSRLSILPPNTAL, from the coding sequence ATGATGAACGACCGCATTCATTCGTACCTGGACGGAGAGCTTCCGCTCGAAGCGCTCACCGCTGACGAGGCCCGACTGGCCCAGCAGTTCCAGTCGACCATCGCGGTTGGGCTCGAGCAGCTCTTGCCCGCGCAGGTTCCGGATATGAGCGGCGCCGTGCTACGTGTGATCGAGCAACCGAGCCAGGCCTCCGCTCGTCCTCGTAGTGCGGTGTCCGCCATCCGGGACGCGGCGGGGTGGCTCTGGCAGCCACGACCCATGGCCGTACGCCCCGCGCTTGCGCTGGGCGGGGCCTTCCTGTTGGCGCTCGCGGTGGCATTGCCGTTCGCGCTCACCAGCGGAGGGGCCGCCAGCCCGACCGACGCCCGCGTGGCCCCCGAGCAGTCTCAGATCTTCGTGCACTTCCGCCTGGACGCCCCCGAGGCCTCGTCCGTATCCCTCGCCGGCGACTTCACCGATTGGCAGCCCAGCTACGAGTTGTACGAGACGGCGCCCGGCGTCTGGACCGTTTCCGTGCCGCTGGCGCCCGGCGTGCACGACTACGCGTTCGTCGTGGACGGACAGCGCTGGACCCCCGACCCGCTCGCCGCGACCGTTGATGACGGCTTCGGCGGCGTGAACAGTCGCCTTTCGATTCTCCCCCCGAACACGGCCCTCTAA
- a CDS encoding glycogen-binding domain-containing protein, whose product MATGRPTNEAPRTSHRARSGALLRILVVGGLASVGPLASPGAAQESTLSIDAGQATFDLGQRDIETSHLVLGIMHARPDLWFGASVSPALTADDPFWGGVWIAASPGVTRDRWRPRLDLGGQVFGQDDPFGQASGVGVGAEALPRLGYAVVPEVELGVAGGGQVYHSGFGEGTEFTRTVGVVEGFAAVTPRGTPSRITGSARHLFAEEGGYTLLELSAYAAGDRIAGWASAGTWLGDVAAGVDDTPWEVGAAVRFADRAWVRAGVRREAFDPLYLNDARTSWSIGTSITLGGHKPGSTELAGVEPPVVAASGTPEVRLRADGAYDEVSIAGDFTNWEARAMTLEGEYWVYRAPLPEGVYSYAFVDGDGGWFVPEGTPGRREDGMGGWVAVLIVN is encoded by the coding sequence ATGGCCACGGGACGGCCGACGAACGAGGCGCCGCGGACCAGCCATCGCGCGAGGTCCGGGGCGCTCTTGCGCATCCTGGTGGTGGGGGGACTCGCGTCCGTTGGCCCGCTGGCGTCCCCCGGCGCGGCTCAGGAATCGACCCTGTCGATCGACGCGGGGCAGGCGACCTTCGATCTCGGGCAGCGCGACATAGAAACGTCGCACCTGGTTCTGGGGATCATGCACGCGCGCCCCGACCTCTGGTTCGGCGCCTCCGTTTCCCCCGCGCTGACCGCCGACGACCCCTTCTGGGGAGGCGTATGGATCGCGGCGAGCCCCGGGGTGACGCGTGATCGCTGGCGGCCCCGGCTCGACCTGGGCGGCCAGGTGTTCGGCCAGGACGACCCGTTCGGGCAAGCGTCCGGGGTCGGCGTGGGCGCGGAGGCGCTCCCGCGTCTGGGATACGCCGTCGTTCCGGAGGTGGAGCTGGGGGTTGCAGGGGGCGGTCAGGTGTACCACAGCGGGTTCGGCGAGGGCACCGAGTTCACGCGCACGGTGGGCGTGGTCGAGGGGTTTGCTGCCGTCACTCCCCGCGGCACCCCTTCCCGGATCACCGGCTCCGCTCGGCACCTGTTTGCCGAGGAAGGCGGCTATACGCTGCTCGAGCTGAGCGCGTACGCGGCGGGCGACAGGATCGCCGGCTGGGCCTCGGCCGGAACCTGGCTCGGCGACGTTGCCGCCGGCGTGGACGACACGCCCTGGGAGGTAGGGGCTGCGGTGCGCTTCGCGGACCGAGCCTGGGTACGGGCGGGTGTGCGGCGCGAAGCCTTCGATCCGCTCTACCTCAACGACGCGCGCACCAGTTGGAGCATCGGGACCTCCATAACGCTCGGAGGCCACAAGCCGGGGTCTACTGAACTGGCCGGCGTTGAGCCGCCGGTGGTGGCCGCCTCCGGCACGCCGGAGGTTCGCCTCCGTGCCGACGGCGCGTACGACGAAGTGTCCATCGCGGGTGACTTCACGAACTGGGAGGCTCGCGCGATGACGCTCGAGGGTGAGTACTGGGTGTACCGCGCGCCGCTTCCAGAGGGCGTGTACAGCTACGCCTTCGTGGACGGGGATGGTGGGTGGTTCGTGCCCGAGGGCACGCCGGGTCGCAGGGAAGACGGAATGGGCGGGTGGGTGGCCGTCCTGATCGTGAACTAG
- a CDS encoding sigma-70 family RNA polymerase sigma factor, protein MRVANVNEVGDGDLVARVRAGDADAYGELIRRHQRGLFHHAAGMTRDGDAAQDLVQDAFIVAYRRLEECRDPDRFGLWVFRILRNRALDHVKNIRRKSVPIETVNLAASRDNPGASAQRSELRDQLDEALGRLTGEMRDAFLMKHLEGRSYEEMAELAEASVSAMKMRVHRAREALREELRAMGVDDDV, encoded by the coding sequence GTGAGGGTGGCGAACGTCAACGAGGTGGGAGATGGCGACTTGGTCGCGCGCGTGAGGGCGGGGGACGCCGACGCCTACGGGGAGCTGATCCGTCGGCATCAACGCGGGCTGTTCCATCACGCCGCGGGCATGACCCGCGACGGTGACGCGGCACAGGACCTGGTACAGGACGCCTTCATCGTGGCGTATCGAAGGCTGGAGGAGTGCCGCGACCCCGACCGCTTCGGCTTGTGGGTGTTCCGGATACTGCGCAACCGGGCGCTGGATCACGTCAAGAACATCCGCAGAAAGTCGGTGCCGATAGAAACCGTGAACCTCGCGGCGTCCAGGGACAATCCCGGCGCGAGCGCGCAGCGATCCGAGTTGCGCGACCAGCTGGACGAGGCCCTGGGCAGACTGACCGGCGAGATGCGCGACGCGTTCCTGATGAAGCACCTGGAGGGGCGCAGCTACGAAGAGATGGCCGAGCTGGCAGAGGCTTCCGTCAGCGCCATGAAGATGCGCGTGCACCGGGCGCGCGAGGCGCTACGCGAGGAGCTCCGAGCGATGGGGGTGGACGATGATGTCTAG